The proteins below come from a single Vibrio cyclitrophicus genomic window:
- a CDS encoding M20 family peptidase, with translation MTKPSKLFTSIASALALTASVSVWADEQDFSSMQMQGVEKVDIQVDIEGAAQRLSQAVQFQTISNQDRSDFDEQAFRDYHQFLEESYPLVHKTLKREEVGDPRPFSLIYTWEGKDPSLAPAIFMAHQDVVPIAEESRDEWKEEPFSGAIKDGYIWGRGSLDDKNQLQALLEATEMKLKEGFQPERTILFVFGHDEEVGGPEGAKHAADIIEQRYEKIAFVMDESAPLVPGIFPGIRENTALIGIAQKGFVSLEIAINGVGGHSSQPGEESNIVALAKAVEKVEAAQFPYKIHDAVRYQYRYMGPELPEAQQPLYKAVAYGENDTVTDLEKKFIDVMSKNEVTRAMLHTTTAVTMFNAGIKDNVLPPAATAVVNFRPMPGDTPEVIIEHVKKAIGDERMTIRDISASTPATNVADPSGPGYAMLEKTIRQTWGNDLIVSPFFVIGGSDSKHFQARDFAPDVYTMTAIQLESVKEFEGFHGVNERILVEEYGRSIGFFYQLMDNLESL, from the coding sequence ATGACAAAACCATCAAAACTCTTTACCAGTATCGCTTCTGCTTTGGCATTGACCGCTAGTGTTTCAGTATGGGCTGATGAGCAAGATTTTAGTTCGATGCAAATGCAAGGCGTCGAAAAAGTGGATATTCAAGTTGATATAGAAGGTGCTGCGCAACGCTTATCGCAAGCGGTTCAGTTTCAAACTATCTCTAACCAAGATCGCAGTGATTTTGATGAGCAGGCTTTTCGTGACTATCATCAATTTCTTGAAGAATCGTACCCATTAGTGCACAAAACACTCAAGCGAGAAGAAGTCGGTGACCCGCGCCCTTTCAGCTTGATTTACACGTGGGAAGGTAAAGATCCATCACTTGCTCCCGCTATTTTTATGGCGCACCAAGATGTAGTACCAATTGCAGAAGAGTCTCGTGATGAGTGGAAAGAAGAGCCGTTTTCAGGCGCGATTAAGGACGGTTATATCTGGGGTCGTGGCTCATTAGATGACAAAAACCAACTTCAGGCGCTGTTAGAAGCTACTGAGATGAAGCTAAAAGAAGGTTTCCAGCCTGAACGTACCATTTTGTTTGTATTCGGCCACGACGAAGAAGTGGGTGGGCCAGAAGGTGCCAAGCACGCGGCTGATATCATTGAGCAACGTTATGAGAAAATTGCGTTTGTTATGGATGAATCTGCTCCTCTTGTCCCAGGTATATTTCCTGGCATCCGTGAAAACACGGCATTAATCGGCATTGCTCAAAAAGGGTTCGTTAGTCTAGAGATTGCTATCAATGGTGTTGGTGGTCACTCATCACAACCGGGAGAAGAATCGAATATTGTCGCGTTAGCAAAAGCAGTTGAGAAAGTTGAAGCAGCGCAATTCCCTTACAAAATTCATGATGCGGTGAGATACCAATATCGATACATGGGGCCGGAACTCCCAGAAGCGCAGCAACCACTGTACAAAGCCGTAGCCTATGGCGAAAACGACACGGTGACGGACTTAGAGAAAAAATTTATTGATGTGATGTCTAAAAATGAGGTTACTCGCGCCATGCTTCATACTACAACGGCGGTTACTATGTTTAATGCTGGTATTAAAGACAACGTATTACCGCCAGCAGCTACTGCAGTTGTAAACTTTAGACCGATGCCGGGTGACACTCCTGAGGTGATTATCGAACATGTGAAGAAAGCGATCGGCGATGAAAGAATGACCATTCGTGATATCTCAGCATCAACGCCTGCAACCAATGTTGCGGATCCTAGTGGTCCCGGTTATGCCATGTTAGAGAAAACGATTCGCCAAACTTGGGGTAATGATCTGATTGTTTCACCGTTCTTTGTTATTGGTGGTTCAGACTCTAAACACTTCCAAGCGCGAGATTTTGCCCCTGATGTATATACAATGACGGCGATACAATTAGAAAGCGTAAAAGAATTCGAAGGCTTCCACGGCGTGAACGAACGTATCTTAGTTGAAGAATACGGTCGCTCTATTGGGTTCTTCTACCAACTAATGGATAACCTCGAAAGTTTGTAA
- a CDS encoding DUF3299 domain-containing protein has protein sequence MKNTLLMVMACCFSLFTQAAETISWESLRPVQNQYQVLSPGNKALLSEIYAYEAVQKTRQLSPMEKDGYNQRVVLAEQFGLNVRELLVQRTQQTNDIVPDLSINDMKLAGFLVPLEMEGLIGKQFILVPTAGACIHTPPPPVNQTILVEFPEGHELQSLYTPVWVTGNIKTGAVDTSVALSDGNQDIQTGYVIDASDIELYH, from the coding sequence ATGAAAAATACATTATTAATGGTTATGGCTTGCTGTTTTAGTTTGTTCACACAAGCTGCTGAAACGATATCTTGGGAGTCATTAAGACCTGTGCAGAATCAGTATCAGGTTCTTTCTCCTGGGAATAAGGCGCTACTTTCTGAGATTTACGCCTACGAGGCTGTTCAAAAAACTCGTCAGTTAAGTCCAATGGAAAAAGATGGATACAATCAACGTGTGGTATTGGCTGAACAATTTGGCTTAAACGTACGTGAGCTGCTTGTACAAAGAACACAACAAACGAACGATATTGTTCCCGACCTTAGTATTAACGATATGAAATTAGCCGGATTTTTAGTACCGCTCGAAATGGAAGGTTTAATAGGAAAGCAGTTTATATTGGTGCCTACCGCAGGGGCTTGCATTCACACACCTCCCCCACCTGTAAACCAAACGATTTTAGTCGAATTTCCAGAAGGCCATGAATTACAAAGTTTATACACACCAGTATGGGTGACAGGGAATATTAAAACAGGGGCGGTTGATACGTCGGTTGCACTTTCTGATGGCAATCAAGATATTCAAACTGGATACGTCATTGATGCGTCGGATATTGAGCTTTACCACTAA
- a CDS encoding serine hydrolase domain-containing protein — MKSLIAISIVTALSAGSACANEIVNESSTNVDVYNTHDFFLKKGNRVKLQFPIEQSKFAWQNLSRFYPTAQIERDGPVYQFPYQIDQNIGEISATVHGESKTLNEHLNSYPVDAFLVVKNGEVVFERYNTMRKTDKHNWFSNSKITVGIELAKLVNEGQVNPGDPISKYIPELKGSDWDMVSVSDTANMATGLNATEHDEPEADSRINPEQPWFKWAVSIGVFEGQGNQSPLEVLAEMKRRAPGGKTFEYNSINTFVLARLIENVRNLPMNEIVSRDMWQKMGANNDAYTVVSPQGGYPLMFFSMNTTIEDMTKFGMLLTPSAIKLGNGGVSKEVITLIQDSGNSEAYGGGYVGKMMENSFYNDTNIKNGYQFDAIFEDGDLFKAGVGGQGVYISPEKDLVISFFSTSNGKNQEETYAREIAKYFSR, encoded by the coding sequence ATGAAAAGCTTAATCGCTATATCCATAGTAACGGCTCTGTCGGCAGGCTCAGCGTGTGCTAATGAGATCGTTAATGAATCATCCACAAATGTAGATGTTTACAACACTCATGACTTTTTTTTGAAAAAAGGCAATCGAGTTAAACTTCAGTTTCCTATCGAGCAATCCAAGTTTGCTTGGCAGAACCTAAGTCGTTTCTACCCTACCGCTCAAATAGAACGGGATGGGCCTGTCTATCAATTCCCATATCAAATTGACCAAAATATTGGCGAAATATCAGCGACTGTACACGGTGAAAGCAAGACTCTAAACGAACATCTCAATTCCTATCCTGTCGATGCTTTTCTTGTTGTTAAGAACGGAGAGGTTGTCTTTGAGCGTTACAACACGATGCGAAAAACAGACAAGCATAATTGGTTTTCAAACTCGAAAATTACAGTAGGTATCGAGCTGGCTAAATTGGTCAACGAGGGGCAAGTTAACCCAGGAGACCCTATTTCTAAATACATTCCTGAATTAAAGGGATCTGACTGGGACATGGTATCCGTTTCTGATACTGCAAATATGGCGACAGGCTTGAACGCAACAGAGCATGATGAGCCAGAGGCAGACTCACGTATAAACCCAGAACAACCTTGGTTTAAATGGGCGGTTTCCATTGGCGTGTTTGAAGGTCAAGGCAACCAAAGCCCACTTGAAGTACTTGCTGAAATGAAGCGAAGAGCACCGGGCGGAAAAACATTCGAATACAATTCAATTAATACGTTTGTTCTAGCTCGGCTTATTGAGAACGTTCGTAACTTACCCATGAATGAGATTGTCAGCCGTGATATGTGGCAGAAGATGGGGGCTAATAATGACGCTTATACTGTCGTTTCTCCACAAGGGGGATACCCTTTAATGTTTTTCTCAATGAATACCACAATTGAAGATATGACTAAATTCGGCATGTTACTTACTCCGTCCGCCATAAAGTTGGGTAATGGTGGAGTTAGCAAAGAAGTCATTACGTTAATTCAAGACTCTGGTAACTCAGAAGCTTACGGTGGTGGTTATGTTGGCAAGATGATGGAAAACTCTTTCTACAACGACACAAACATCAAGAATGGTTATCAATTTGATGCAATCTTTGAGGATGGCGACTTATTCAAGGCAGGTGTTGGCGGTCAAGGTGTGTATATTTCACCAGAAAAAGACTTAGTTATATCTTTCTTTTCAACCAGTAACGGTAAAAACCAAGAAGAAACTTATGCTCGTGAGATTGCGAAATATTTTAGCCGCTAA
- a CDS encoding LysR family transcriptional regulator translates to MNFSLEQLNTFVAVYEQQAFSKAAIKLNKHRTTVAQVITSLEDQLAITLFDRLSRSVEPTEDAVLLYHYAKQILEQAKTLDRFALSLSFGGLESVTIAYASFLPHHVVSKIRRQLYEDFPSMRVNFLVRTKPEIKAGIEDGSIHFGIVNIYESKVINSIDFTFLGNMPFVPFAHAGSELSAKPSNETLSKMKSLRQFVLKSMVDDKMTEKVVVSSKHEYVDQLAVIVKLVQDDFGWALLPKSIIESEYMTENLVEIKCDEIKQEIMVPISLWCPHSKQIAQVKKSIIKVADYYINKSAY, encoded by the coding sequence ATGAATTTTAGTCTTGAGCAACTAAATACTTTCGTTGCGGTATATGAACAGCAGGCTTTTAGTAAAGCTGCGATAAAATTAAATAAGCACCGAACAACGGTTGCACAAGTCATCACGAGTTTAGAAGACCAGTTAGCGATTACTCTATTCGATAGGTTGAGCCGCAGTGTTGAACCCACTGAAGATGCAGTTCTCCTTTATCATTACGCAAAGCAAATTCTAGAGCAGGCTAAAACTCTTGATAGATTTGCATTAAGTCTTTCATTTGGCGGGCTAGAATCGGTGACGATAGCCTATGCGAGCTTCTTACCTCATCACGTTGTTTCTAAAATTCGTCGACAGCTTTATGAAGACTTCCCATCTATGCGCGTTAATTTTTTGGTCAGAACGAAACCAGAAATAAAAGCAGGGATTGAAGACGGAAGCATCCATTTTGGGATTGTGAACATATACGAAAGCAAAGTGATTAATAGTATTGATTTTACTTTTTTGGGGAATATGCCTTTTGTTCCATTTGCTCATGCAGGAAGTGAATTATCGGCTAAGCCCTCAAACGAAACGCTCTCAAAGATGAAATCTTTACGCCAGTTTGTACTCAAATCTATGGTCGATGATAAAATGACGGAGAAGGTTGTTGTTTCTTCAAAACATGAATATGTTGATCAATTAGCGGTCATTGTTAAGCTTGTCCAAGATGATTTTGGCTGGGCTCTTTTACCAAAGTCGATAATTGAATCTGAATATATGACTGAGAATTTGGTAGAGATAAAATGTGACGAGATCAAACAAGAAATAATGGTTCCCATATCCCTTTGGTGTCCACATTCAAAACAGATTGCTCAGGTAAAAAAATCGATCATCAAGGTCGCTGATTATTATATAAATAAATCAGCGTACTAA
- a CDS encoding MepB family protein, translating into MLDRYPQNSKYEALEFSIDGKKILYRKGNVTPDRPGNFLSIWKRPDENSTDPRRTMPYEEHDLDYLFVEVSDCDISKRGIYIFPLTVLVNKGVVTSNKAKGKMAFRVFPPWTSSRGELKSKVFSDSAKKTQRWQSNFFLWIEDNEIVDLDKFNNIFINLN; encoded by the coding sequence GTGTTAGATCGATATCCTCAGAATAGTAAGTATGAAGCTCTTGAGTTCTCAATAGATGGAAAAAAAATACTTTATAGAAAGGGAAATGTTACACCAGATAGACCAGGTAATTTTCTATCTATATGGAAGAGACCTGATGAAAATAGTACCGATCCGAGAAGAACGATGCCTTACGAAGAACATGATTTAGATTATCTTTTTGTTGAGGTTAGTGATTGCGACATATCGAAGAGAGGTATTTATATCTTCCCGTTAACTGTTTTGGTTAATAAGGGAGTTGTAACCTCAAACAAAGCTAAAGGGAAAATGGCTTTCAGAGTTTTTCCGCCGTGGACTTCAAGCCGTGGAGAGTTAAAATCTAAAGTTTTTTCCGATTCAGCAAAGAAAACTCAGAGGTGGCAGAGTAATTTCTTTTTATGGATTGAAGATAATGAGATTGTTGACTTAGACAAATTCAATAATATTTTCATTAATTTAAATTAG
- a CDS encoding HEPN domain-containing protein, with translation MQLSASEREVFSKLLKELARTHKVWLDDPEAYYQKVKMGNAVLTWIDAPNDLKEEMREKWESKEPCIYQLHHSSCSLSLIRELATLIHKRNLNCLSYELNPIIEEIVYEYANSDLDGFAQCMIHEGEQFDVKFQTLKNIISRRVWAFKKEFMRSVYQFPVTMFNLSNELQISKNIRLVPAYEIALTEKELTHFKDTRTFNYNYYLEVSVPTQCSKKLSRQLAERARDATYNALKLLATRLSPQAIPLLASNDRNNHLFDFYRVGKDRNNMGKTTTRNFHSFQSDSEQFWLAFHESRACETNYIDTVFQIPELLLTPNFSSQRVVERLERALLWYGDATREPNFYQQIQKLVSSMEALVNFHEDKLTEVFKRRVTHLNITHNGLSDLIEDKAEKLYKARSKIVHGSSVDERLDFCAIDFCSETLVRAIYYFSLFGFEKTGFNKKLPKFLDELPTREELQRDRSLIA, from the coding sequence ATGCAACTATCAGCAAGTGAGCGTGAGGTATTTTCAAAGCTGTTAAAAGAACTAGCTCGTACACATAAAGTCTGGTTAGATGATCCTGAGGCTTACTACCAAAAGGTTAAAATGGGCAATGCAGTATTGACATGGATTGATGCTCCTAATGACCTAAAGGAAGAAATGAGAGAAAAATGGGAAAGTAAGGAACCTTGCATTTATCAGTTGCACCATTCATCGTGCTCCCTATCTCTAATCCGAGAATTAGCGACGCTTATACATAAGAGAAACCTCAATTGTTTATCCTATGAACTAAACCCTATTATTGAAGAGATAGTATACGAGTATGCTAATTCTGATTTGGATGGTTTTGCTCAATGCATGATACATGAAGGAGAGCAATTCGATGTTAAATTTCAAACGTTAAAAAACATTATAAGTCGTCGAGTGTGGGCCTTTAAAAAAGAGTTTATGCGCTCTGTTTATCAGTTCCCAGTAACGATGTTTAACCTGAGCAATGAGTTACAAATAAGCAAAAATATTCGATTAGTGCCTGCATACGAGATTGCTCTGACGGAAAAGGAGCTAACCCATTTTAAAGATACGAGAACATTTAACTATAACTATTATCTAGAAGTCTCTGTACCAACACAATGCAGTAAGAAACTATCACGACAACTAGCGGAAAGAGCTAGAGATGCTACATATAACGCATTGAAGCTTTTAGCCACTAGATTATCACCCCAAGCCATCCCGCTACTGGCGTCCAATGATAGAAATAATCACCTGTTTGATTTTTACAGAGTAGGAAAAGATAGAAATAACATGGGTAAAACGACAACTCGTAATTTTCACTCTTTCCAGTCCGATTCAGAACAATTTTGGCTAGCTTTTCATGAGAGTAGAGCTTGTGAAACAAACTATATAGACACCGTATTTCAGATACCTGAATTACTATTAACACCTAATTTTTCAAGTCAAAGGGTCGTCGAGCGTTTAGAGCGAGCTTTATTATGGTATGGGGATGCTACCAGAGAACCTAACTTCTATCAGCAAATACAAAAGCTCGTCAGCTCAATGGAAGCACTGGTCAATTTTCACGAAGATAAACTTACAGAGGTCTTCAAACGAAGAGTTACTCATTTAAACATCACTCACAATGGACTTAGTGATTTGATTGAAGACAAAGCAGAAAAACTCTACAAAGCTCGTTCAAAAATCGTTCATGGCTCATCAGTCGATGAGAGATTGGATTTTTGTGCCATTGATTTTTGTTCGGAAACTCTAGTAAGAGCTATCTACTATTTTTCTCTCTTTGGCTTTGAAAAAACAGGCTTCAACAAAAAATTACCTAAATTTCTGGATGAGTTGCCAACACGTGAAGAATTACAGCGCGATAGGAGCTTAATTGCATAA
- a CDS encoding ABC transporter ATP-binding protein has product MIEFNSIGKAYVTGGQSVDALKGVDGQIQRGEMVALCGPSGSGKSTLLNILGLLDMDYRGQINIDGQPYPTEQIAAARFRRQSLGFVFQRFNLVPVMTALENVAYPLMLNQCSKQEQQSRAQDMLERVGLGDYVNHRPDSLSGGQQQRVAIARALIHNPSLVIADEPTASLDSHTANLVIDIMKELGHEMSTTFIVATHDPRMAQRCDRVIELIDGQLAPQATATETISWAS; this is encoded by the coding sequence ATGATCGAATTTAACAGTATCGGCAAAGCGTATGTGACTGGTGGTCAAAGCGTAGATGCACTCAAGGGCGTTGATGGTCAGATCCAACGCGGTGAAATGGTGGCGCTATGTGGGCCGTCGGGTTCAGGAAAAAGCACACTTTTGAATATTCTTGGTTTATTGGATATGGATTATCGAGGGCAGATTAATATTGATGGCCAACCGTATCCGACAGAGCAAATCGCCGCTGCACGTTTTCGTCGTCAGTCGCTGGGTTTTGTGTTTCAGCGATTCAATCTGGTTCCTGTGATGACTGCGCTTGAGAATGTCGCTTACCCATTGATGTTGAACCAATGCTCTAAGCAAGAACAGCAGAGCAGAGCGCAAGACATGTTAGAGCGTGTTGGGCTAGGGGATTACGTTAATCATCGTCCAGACAGCTTGTCTGGAGGTCAGCAACAACGTGTCGCGATTGCCAGAGCACTGATCCACAACCCAAGCTTAGTGATTGCCGATGAGCCGACCGCGAGCTTAGATAGCCACACTGCGAACCTTGTGATCGACATTATGAAAGAGCTTGGTCACGAAATGAGTACGACTTTTATCGTCGCAACGCACGACCCAAGAATGGCGCAGCGTTGTGACCGAGTGATTGAACTTATCGACGGACAATTGGCTCCACAAGCCACAGCAACGGAGACGATCTCATGGGCAAGTTAA
- a CDS encoding ABC transporter permease: MGKLTQRMSTFLLPTSVRLAWLNLLRNGRRSLLSVLIIAIAVFALTSAGGYGLYTYESLRESTARDTGHLTLSTPGYFEQDEDMPLSNGLDNVQTLTKSIIGDSDVRGVQPRVYFSGLVSNGSKSTIFMGTGVNEREFDMKGPFLDVRSGQTLSDVKSPRYDSQEPQVMLGTDLARNLKVAVGDWVTLLATTSDGALNAFDFKVQGIYSTGVPELDKRQLYVHITAAQELLASDKVSTLSVFLFETSKTSTVQQRIQTALDRNSASQSEQGSEIEITPWQDRAFFYTKVKDLYDRIFGIMGAVMALVVFVSLFNTMTMSVTERTREIGTLSALGSYPSEIVAGFLKEAGLLAVIGSMIGALVSGLVSVLLLVVDIQMPPPPGRTEGYPLNIYFSLELVGYATLGVLTICLLAAYFSARKGVNKPITEALVYV, from the coding sequence ATGGGCAAGTTAACACAAAGAATGAGCACGTTTTTACTTCCAACTTCGGTGCGTTTGGCGTGGCTTAATCTATTAAGAAATGGTCGACGTAGTTTGTTGTCGGTGTTGATCATCGCCATTGCGGTATTTGCACTGACCAGTGCTGGTGGTTATGGGCTTTACACCTATGAGTCACTGAGAGAATCGACTGCGCGTGATACTGGCCACCTTACTTTGAGTACGCCAGGTTATTTTGAACAAGATGAAGACATGCCGCTGAGCAATGGTCTGGATAACGTACAAACGCTAACCAAGAGCATTATCGGTGATAGTGACGTGCGTGGTGTGCAGCCGCGAGTCTATTTCAGTGGTTTGGTGTCTAACGGCAGTAAGTCGACCATCTTTATGGGAACGGGTGTCAATGAGCGTGAGTTCGACATGAAAGGCCCTTTCCTTGATGTGCGCAGCGGGCAAACCCTGTCGGATGTGAAATCCCCAAGATACGATAGCCAAGAGCCACAAGTGATGCTGGGTACTGACTTGGCTCGTAATCTTAAAGTTGCGGTAGGAGATTGGGTGACTCTGCTCGCTACAACAAGTGACGGTGCTTTGAACGCTTTTGATTTTAAGGTGCAGGGCATCTACTCGACAGGCGTGCCAGAGTTGGATAAGCGTCAGCTGTATGTTCATATCACTGCCGCTCAAGAGCTTTTGGCCTCAGACAAAGTCAGTACCTTATCGGTGTTCCTATTTGAAACAAGCAAGACCTCGACCGTTCAACAACGTATCCAAACTGCTTTAGATCGAAATAGCGCTAGCCAAAGCGAACAAGGATCAGAGATCGAGATCACTCCATGGCAAGATCGCGCGTTTTTCTATACCAAGGTTAAAGATCTTTACGACCGGATCTTCGGCATCATGGGTGCTGTGATGGCGTTGGTAGTGTTTGTGTCGTTGTTTAACACCATGACCATGTCGGTGACCGAACGCACTCGTGAAATTGGCACCTTGTCAGCACTCGGCAGTTACCCTTCTGAAATCGTGGCGGGTTTCTTAAAAGAGGCGGGACTACTGGCGGTGATTGGTAGCATGATTGGCGCGCTAGTGAGTGGCTTAGTGTCGGTGTTATTGCTGGTGGTTGATATACAAATGCCACCACCTCCGGGTCGAACCGAAGGTTATCCACTCAACATTTACTTCTCATTGGAACTGGTTGGTTACGCCACTTTAGGTGTGCTGACGATATGTTTGCTGGCTGCTTATTTCTCTGCTCGCAAAGGCGTGAATAAGCCAATCACGGAGGCACTCGTTTATGTGTAA
- a CDS encoding outer membrane lipoprotein-sorting protein, with the protein MCKLTRSFNILAFALGSVLALVLASTPSWAVDSQQVTEMIAKADSYRLNSEQASKVVSLVALYQDEQLDKTREYNVYTRPNRESLVVFKSAVEAGQKMLMIEDNYWLLMPKSRRPIRITPMQKLLGEASVGDISTLTWSEDYQGEWVADQQVEMPNGEQLDTHHLKLAAKTKGASYQSIDLWLTADRAFPVKADLYLRSGKLAKQAWFTEGVRDGLPTVVSMTLLDKIQPSKKTVIEYREVIEQSLEDKYYNPAYLSRNSVSGL; encoded by the coding sequence ATGTGTAAATTAACTCGTTCATTCAATATCTTGGCTTTCGCGTTGGGCTCTGTTTTGGCTCTGGTTCTAGCATCGACACCAAGCTGGGCTGTCGATTCACAACAAGTCACTGAGATGATTGCCAAAGCGGATAGCTATCGCTTGAACAGCGAACAGGCGTCTAAGGTAGTGTCTTTGGTGGCGCTATATCAAGACGAGCAATTGGATAAAACGCGAGAATACAATGTCTACACAAGGCCAAATCGAGAGTCATTAGTCGTCTTTAAATCAGCTGTTGAGGCAGGTCAAAAGATGCTGATGATTGAAGATAATTATTGGTTACTGATGCCGAAATCGCGCCGCCCAATTCGTATCACACCAATGCAAAAGCTATTAGGTGAAGCGTCGGTTGGCGATATCTCGACGCTGACTTGGAGCGAAGATTACCAAGGCGAGTGGGTTGCCGATCAGCAGGTTGAGATGCCCAATGGTGAACAGCTCGATACCCATCACCTAAAGCTCGCGGCGAAAACTAAGGGTGCCAGCTATCAATCGATTGATCTGTGGTTAACGGCAGACCGAGCGTTTCCAGTTAAAGCGGATCTGTATCTGCGTTCAGGAAAGCTGGCAAAACAAGCTTGGTTTACTGAGGGCGTGCGTGATGGTTTACCCACAGTGGTGTCGATGACCTTGCTCGATAAGATTCAACCAAGCAAGAAAACCGTGATTGAGTACCGCGAAGTGATTGAACAAAGCTTGGAAGACAAATATTACAACCCTGCTTATTTATCGCGTAACAGTGTTTCTGGTCTGTAG
- a CDS encoding sensor histidine kinase — protein MNTSSNSRFSWIKSFAFTTLFCVLIAITTHTIWGGGLTVNLAISFGFGYSAVGSSFILVKLFKRTSRTLEVGISMVFAMTVGTLNAHYWLNGYFGANISDLKSVVLLGVIFCSVCYYYFYTREQQLRADNELEVAKRRQADQEKVVVLSQLKQLQSQIEPHFLFNTLATINVLIESDSTKAKLMLEKLTNLLRVTLKNSRTEQSTIAQEVDLLDAYLNIQKIRLDERLAFSIETHEISYLQVIPPFLIQPLVENALTHGIEPKAAGGKVNICITQQAQLLKIEVSDNGAGLKTPSANTGHGVGLSNIRQRIETLYGEKASLTITEQAEGGVVSTILLPLISETADENDEPKL, from the coding sequence ATGAACACTTCTTCAAACAGTCGGTTTTCATGGATTAAAAGCTTCGCGTTCACCACGCTATTTTGTGTTCTTATTGCGATTACAACCCATACGATTTGGGGCGGTGGATTAACGGTTAACCTGGCAATCAGTTTTGGCTTTGGTTACAGCGCCGTAGGTTCTTCTTTCATCTTGGTGAAGTTGTTTAAGAGGACATCCCGAACGCTTGAAGTGGGCATCTCAATGGTGTTCGCGATGACGGTTGGTACCTTGAATGCGCACTACTGGTTGAACGGATATTTCGGGGCCAATATCTCGGACCTTAAATCTGTGGTGTTGCTCGGTGTGATTTTCTGTTCGGTTTGCTATTACTATTTCTACACCCGAGAGCAACAGTTACGTGCCGACAACGAATTGGAAGTAGCCAAACGTCGTCAGGCCGATCAAGAAAAGGTGGTGGTGCTAAGCCAGCTTAAGCAATTGCAAAGCCAAATTGAACCGCACTTCTTGTTCAACACACTTGCGACCATCAATGTATTGATTGAGAGTGACAGCACGAAAGCCAAGTTGATGCTCGAAAAACTGACTAACTTGTTGCGTGTGACTTTGAAAAACAGCCGTACTGAGCAATCGACCATCGCACAAGAGGTCGACTTGTTAGACGCATATCTTAATATCCAAAAGATACGTTTGGATGAGCGTTTAGCGTTTTCTATTGAAACACACGAGATTAGCTATTTGCAGGTGATTCCACCGTTCTTGATTCAACCTTTAGTCGAAAATGCACTCACGCACGGCATCGAGCCCAAAGCCGCAGGTGGTAAAGTGAATATCTGCATTACTCAACAAGCACAGCTGCTAAAAATCGAAGTTTCAGACAATGGCGCTGGGCTAAAAACGCCTTCTGCGAATACGGGGCACGGTGTTGGGTTGAGCAATATTCGTCAGCGAATAGAAACTCTTTACGGTGAGAAAGCTAGTCTGACGATCACTGAGCAAGCTGAGGGTGGGGTGGTATCGACGATCTTATTACCGCTCATAAGCGAAACTGCCGACGAGAACGATGAGCCGAAACTCTAA